In the Mycolicibacter sp. MU0102 genome, one interval contains:
- a CDS encoding GNAT family N-acetyltransferase: MLVNLWPFKAVEHPGWPSVLGPLRVPAGVIRLRPVRMRDGVAWSRIRLADRAYLEQWEPSVEVDWVTRHGSASWPPLCSSLRTEARYGRMLPYVIELDGRFCGQLTVGNIAHGALRSAWIGYWVSSAVAGGGVATGAVALGLDHCFGPVRLHRVEATVRPENVASRAVLAKVGFRQEGLLQRYLDVDGAWRDHLLVAMTMEEVAGSVTSALIQSGRAARV; this comes from the coding sequence ATGTTGGTCAATCTGTGGCCGTTCAAAGCCGTTGAGCACCCCGGCTGGCCGAGTGTGCTTGGGCCCCTGCGGGTGCCGGCGGGCGTGATCCGGCTGCGACCGGTGCGGATGCGTGATGGTGTGGCGTGGAGCCGGATTCGGCTGGCCGACCGCGCCTACCTGGAGCAGTGGGAACCCAGTGTGGAAGTGGACTGGGTTACCCGGCATGGCAGTGCCTCCTGGCCACCGTTGTGTTCGAGCCTGCGCACCGAGGCCCGCTATGGGCGGATGCTGCCGTACGTGATCGAGCTCGACGGCCGATTCTGCGGCCAGCTGACGGTGGGCAACATCGCCCACGGGGCGCTGCGCTCGGCCTGGATCGGTTATTGGGTGTCCAGCGCGGTGGCCGGCGGGGGAGTGGCGACCGGGGCGGTGGCGCTCGGGCTCGACCACTGCTTCGGGCCGGTGCGGCTGCATCGGGTGGAGGCCACCGTCCGGCCGGAGAACGTGGCCAGCCGGGCGGTCTTGGCCAAGGTCGGCTTCCGTCAGGAAGGGCTGTTGCAGCGCTACCTGGACGTCGACGGGGCGTGGCGCGACCACCTGCTGGTGGCGATGACGATGGAGGAGGTCGCCGGGTCGGTGACCTCGGCGCTGATTCAGTCCGGCCGGGCCGCCCGGGTCTGA
- the glpR gene encoding gephyrin-like molybdotransferase receptor GlpR: protein MPSIPQSLLWISLVVLWLFVLVPMLVSKRDAVRRTSDVALATRVLTSGSSARLLKRGGPATGHRSDPDWQHSVDDIDEADDIDDVDDVEGEPAEGGSRVFVAAAAVFVAASEKQVGEQTELDYLDVDVVADDSDVLPLSDAGLAAEVEAQERAQAEAQAAAEAQARAAEEAAMAAEALAAKAEAAADEEAGEEAGEEPAAEGEAEADGYEYEYVEDSSGLEPAAESTRAGAAGLSARGRRPRIDTAAAVSARKYEFRKRVLMSLAVVLVLSALTAFTVAPTAWWICGGAAGATVLYLAYLRRQTRIEQQVRARRARRSERPRMQRESAHTDAFEVVPSRLRRPGVAVLEIDDEDPVFEHLEYTSSADRYSWRDDLARASGQ, encoded by the coding sequence ATGCCCAGCATCCCGCAATCATTGCTCTGGATCTCACTGGTCGTTCTCTGGCTGTTCGTACTGGTGCCGATGCTGGTCAGCAAGCGTGACGCGGTCCGTCGTACCAGTGACGTGGCCTTGGCGACCCGGGTATTGACCAGTGGGTCCAGTGCCCGGCTGCTCAAGCGCGGCGGTCCGGCCACCGGCCACCGCAGCGACCCCGACTGGCAGCACAGCGTCGATGACATCGACGAGGCTGACGACATCGATGATGTCGACGACGTCGAGGGCGAACCCGCCGAGGGTGGCTCGCGCGTGTTCGTCGCCGCGGCCGCGGTGTTCGTCGCCGCCTCGGAAAAGCAGGTCGGTGAGCAGACCGAGCTCGACTACCTGGACGTTGATGTCGTCGCCGACGACTCCGACGTGCTGCCGCTGTCGGACGCGGGTCTGGCCGCCGAGGTTGAGGCTCAGGAGCGCGCCCAAGCCGAAGCTCAGGCCGCCGCTGAGGCACAAGCTCGCGCGGCGGAGGAGGCCGCCATGGCGGCCGAGGCCCTGGCAGCCAAGGCGGAAGCCGCGGCCGACGAAGAGGCCGGCGAAGAGGCCGGCGAGGAGCCCGCTGCCGAGGGCGAAGCCGAAGCCGATGGCTACGAGTACGAATACGTCGAGGACAGCTCCGGGCTGGAGCCTGCGGCGGAGTCCACGAGAGCGGGCGCGGCGGGTCTGTCGGCCCGCGGTCGTCGGCCCCGTATCGACACCGCCGCGGCCGTCAGTGCGCGCAAGTACGAGTTCCGCAAGCGGGTGTTGATGTCGCTCGCGGTCGTCCTGGTGCTCTCGGCGCTCACCGCCTTCACCGTGGCGCCCACCGCGTGGTGGATCTGTGGTGGCGCCGCGGGTGCGACGGTGCTCTATCTGGCCTACCTGCGCCGTCAGACCCGTATCGAGCAGCAGGTGCGGGCGCGCCGCGCACGGCGCTCCGAGCGGCCGCGTATGCAGCGCGAGAGTGCCCACACCGACGCGTTCGAGGTGGTGCCGTCACGGCTGCGCCGCCCGGGTGTGGCGGTGTTGGAGATCGACGACGAGGACCCGGTGTTCGAGCACCTGGAGTACACATCCAGCGCCGACCGGTACAGCTGGCGCGATGACCTGGCGCGCGCGTCCGGTCAATAG
- a CDS encoding cytochrome P450, whose translation MSVNSPAPNVFDAGLPVIDYDLTAAPHEVLDGLRLARSRAPIAIGPLGPEILSYELTREILRDNRFRLPPGITLAAQGITSGPLFDKLTSSLLGLDGAPHTRLRKLVSKAFTPRATARLHDTIHEVVNGLIDRVMDAGRCDVVTDIARPYPTPIMCALLGAPRGDWQLFADWTEEVFKAFNFQPDATFDEAAIVHAWGELDAYVDDMVAARRENLTDDLLSELIRAESEGERLNLDELRMLVAGFLMAGTDTTRNQLAASVQVLCEHPDQWAKLRDHPELAMQAVEESMRHSPAACIVPRTAVDDVEFGGYMFPAGTFVLANTFAANRDPAIYDDADRFDIARRDVPAILTFGGGAHYCLGANLARRELAEALTVLTRRLPTARRVGPVPWKPVLGMTGPTTLSIEFTSERLVTADA comes from the coding sequence ATGTCTGTGAACAGTCCCGCTCCCAACGTCTTTGACGCTGGACTTCCCGTCATCGATTACGACCTGACTGCCGCGCCGCACGAGGTCCTCGATGGGCTCCGACTGGCGCGATCGCGCGCGCCCATTGCCATCGGACCACTCGGTCCGGAGATCCTGTCTTACGAACTTACTCGCGAGATATTGCGCGACAACAGATTCCGTCTGCCGCCCGGCATCACGCTGGCGGCGCAGGGCATCACGTCGGGTCCGTTGTTCGACAAGCTGACGAGCAGCCTCCTGGGTCTGGACGGCGCGCCCCATACTCGGTTGCGCAAATTGGTTTCCAAGGCGTTCACACCCCGCGCCACGGCACGTCTCCACGACACGATCCACGAGGTGGTGAACGGACTGATTGACCGCGTGATGGACGCTGGGCGCTGTGATGTCGTCACCGACATCGCGCGTCCCTACCCCACGCCGATCATGTGCGCGCTGCTCGGTGCGCCTCGCGGGGACTGGCAGTTGTTCGCCGACTGGACCGAGGAGGTCTTCAAAGCCTTCAACTTCCAGCCAGATGCCACCTTTGATGAAGCTGCGATCGTGCACGCCTGGGGCGAACTCGACGCCTACGTCGACGACATGGTCGCTGCCCGTCGAGAAAACCTGACCGATGACCTGCTCTCCGAGCTCATCCGTGCCGAAAGCGAAGGCGAGCGTCTGAATCTCGACGAACTCCGCATGCTGGTTGCCGGCTTTTTGATGGCGGGGACGGATACGACGCGGAACCAACTGGCGGCGTCGGTCCAGGTGCTCTGCGAGCATCCGGACCAATGGGCGAAGCTGCGCGATCATCCAGAACTTGCGATGCAGGCGGTCGAGGAGAGCATGCGTCACTCACCGGCGGCCTGCATCGTGCCGCGAACCGCTGTTGACGATGTCGAGTTCGGTGGCTACATGTTCCCGGCCGGAACCTTTGTGCTCGCGAACACCTTTGCAGCCAACCGGGATCCAGCAATATATGACGATGCCGACCGCTTCGACATTGCACGCAGGGACGTCCCGGCAATTCTGACGTTCGGTGGTGGCGCGCATTACTGTCTGGGAGCCAACCTCGCACGTCGGGAACTGGCGGAAGCACTGACAGTCCTCACGCGCCGGCTCCCCACCGCCCGTCGCGTGGGCCCGGTTCCGTGGAAACCGGTGCTGGGAATGACGGGTCCGACAACTCTTTCGATCGAGTTCACCAGCGAAAGGCTGGTGACGGCCGATGCGTAG
- a CDS encoding EcsC family protein, which translates to MAQSGRPVMSSYERKQWDALLEAATGVEPPGWLEGLSQGIADRAKDVVSQVRSGVEQVPGATAAIGKVDQLTTKALETLHTVLVERGLNSVKPANVFAMFADEGLTVQSYDQVKNLDLKHCDRSVPRRKERYVALAIAEGAASSLAVTGSAVTSAVTGGTTMTVAASAVVADVTAVLVGMGRIVALVAAHYGYDVREPDEQAFASGVIAYSTAGNSAEKAAALASLSRLTQQESWHQLQPQQADNVISQVSIALGFRLVKRKLAQAVPILGAVVNGGLNARIAQQTFERAQQAYRLRFLTEKYDLDAGLWAPAVVSGGDVDIPLIDEILDRSARRLQPGEEDLQQP; encoded by the coding sequence GTGGCTCAGTCTGGTCGGCCGGTCATGTCTTCCTATGAGCGCAAGCAATGGGACGCGCTGTTGGAGGCGGCCACCGGCGTCGAACCGCCCGGATGGCTCGAGGGCCTGAGTCAGGGCATCGCCGATCGCGCCAAAGACGTGGTCTCTCAAGTCCGCTCGGGGGTCGAGCAGGTCCCGGGCGCCACCGCGGCGATCGGAAAAGTGGACCAGCTCACCACCAAGGCCTTGGAAACCCTGCACACCGTGCTGGTCGAGCGCGGGCTCAATTCGGTCAAGCCGGCCAACGTCTTTGCGATGTTCGCCGATGAGGGCCTCACGGTGCAGTCCTACGATCAGGTCAAGAATCTCGACCTGAAACACTGCGACCGCTCGGTCCCGCGCCGCAAGGAGCGCTACGTCGCCCTGGCCATTGCCGAAGGTGCGGCGTCCTCGCTGGCGGTGACGGGTTCGGCGGTGACCAGCGCGGTCACCGGCGGCACAACCATGACCGTCGCGGCCTCGGCCGTTGTGGCGGACGTGACCGCGGTGCTGGTGGGCATGGGCCGGATCGTGGCATTGGTTGCGGCGCATTACGGTTACGACGTTCGCGAGCCCGACGAGCAGGCGTTCGCCTCGGGCGTGATCGCCTATTCCACCGCCGGAAACTCCGCCGAGAAGGCCGCAGCGTTGGCGTCGCTGTCGCGATTGACTCAGCAGGAGTCGTGGCACCAACTGCAGCCGCAGCAGGCGGACAACGTGATCAGCCAGGTCTCCATCGCGCTGGGGTTCCGGTTGGTCAAACGCAAGCTGGCGCAGGCGGTTCCGATCTTGGGAGCCGTGGTCAACGGCGGCCTCAACGCCCGTATCGCGCAGCAGACGTTCGAACGCGCCCAGCAGGCCTACCGGCTGCGGTTCCTCACCGAGAAGTACGACCTGGACGCCGGGCTGTGGGCGCCGGCGGTGGTCTCCGGCGGCGACGTCGACATCCCGCTGATCGACGAGATCCTTGACCGGTCAGCTCGTCGACTCCAACCCGGCGAGGAAGACCTTCAGCAGCCGTAA
- a CDS encoding CDGP domain-containing protein gives MSTHLITSSIIGIVTFGAVALTGAYRPPVARADLPANCDSRPWGFLGRETRVICDSPIRPDGYWTRDRIIGIPAHYENATSHCSNSRYYSNCTYYPGGWVSTRISSQETYQVRADNVLPDEPGHMPDPAPLPPPPENAVPQLTPGRD, from the coding sequence ATGTCCACTCATCTGATCACCAGTTCGATCATCGGCATCGTCACCTTCGGCGCGGTTGCCCTGACGGGCGCCTACCGGCCCCCGGTGGCCCGCGCCGACCTCCCTGCCAACTGCGATTCGCGCCCCTGGGGCTTTCTGGGCAGAGAAACCCGCGTCATCTGCGATTCGCCGATCCGGCCAGACGGCTACTGGACACGCGACCGGATCATCGGGATTCCCGCCCACTACGAAAACGCGACCAGTCACTGTTCTAACAGCAGGTACTACAGCAACTGCACGTACTACCCCGGCGGCTGGGTCTCCACCCGCATATCAAGCCAGGAGACCTACCAGGTCCGCGCCGACAACGTTCTCCCCGACGAGCCGGGACACATGCCTGACCCGGCGCCGCTGCCCCCTCCACCCGAGAATGCCGTGCCCCAGTTGACTCCGGGCCGCGACTGA
- a CDS encoding GmrSD restriction endonuclease domain-containing protein, which yields MGIDIDESGNPQATEVAIANGAAPALRRRRLLLIISISVVVCVVIVVAIALATGQDASTKQSTLTSSYPSSSQSPQKKLSNLPVKGRAPKTNYDRALFGSPWSDDVTVEGGHNGCDTRNDILRRDLSGAGYQPGNSCIVLSGVLNDPYTGEAVLYQHEPEELSPIQIDHIVPLLDAWQKGAQGWDELTRRNFANDPINLQATTAAVNQEKGSGDAATWLPDNKSYRCTYAARIVDVKTRYGLWITADEHETLAFLLNDCKAAGATNAPPPVLTSRSATPSHTAPPPVLTSRSATPSHTAPPPVLTSRSATPSHTAPPAQRPSPPPPRAPRPAPAPPCYRNVDGDCITRPGDSPAGANALCRDGTYSFSSHRPGSCARHGGVAEWLY from the coding sequence GTGGGCATCGACATCGATGAGTCTGGCAACCCCCAAGCCACGGAGGTAGCAATCGCGAATGGTGCCGCGCCAGCCCTAAGGCGCCGAAGGCTCCTACTGATCATCTCGATCTCTGTGGTCGTCTGCGTAGTCATCGTCGTTGCCATTGCCCTCGCAACGGGCCAAGATGCATCGACCAAGCAGTCCACCCTCACATCGAGCTATCCCAGTTCATCGCAATCCCCGCAGAAGAAGCTCAGCAACCTGCCCGTCAAGGGCCGTGCCCCAAAAACCAATTACGACCGCGCACTCTTCGGATCTCCCTGGTCCGACGACGTCACGGTGGAGGGCGGCCACAACGGCTGCGACACCCGCAATGACATCTTGCGGCGCGACCTTAGCGGCGCAGGCTACCAACCGGGCAATTCCTGCATCGTCCTCTCCGGCGTCCTTAACGACCCCTATACCGGCGAAGCCGTCCTGTACCAACACGAGCCCGAAGAGTTGAGCCCCATCCAGATCGACCACATCGTGCCGCTTTTGGATGCCTGGCAGAAGGGTGCCCAAGGCTGGGACGAGTTGACCCGCCGGAACTTCGCTAACGATCCCATCAACCTGCAAGCCACCACAGCGGCGGTGAATCAGGAAAAGGGTTCCGGTGACGCCGCCACCTGGCTACCAGACAACAAGTCCTACCGCTGCACCTACGCGGCACGGATCGTTGATGTGAAAACCAGATACGGACTATGGATCACCGCCGACGAGCACGAGACCTTGGCGTTCCTCCTCAACGATTGCAAAGCCGCCGGAGCTACCAACGCGCCGCCACCCGTGCTGACGAGCCGCAGTGCCACGCCTTCACATACAGCGCCGCCACCCGTGCTGACGAGCCGCAGTGCCACGCCTTCACATACAGCGCCGCCACCCGTGTTGACGAGCCGCAGTGCCACGCCTTCACATACAGCGCCGCCAGCTCAGCGGCCGAGCCCACCTCCGCCACGAGCACCCCGCCCAGCCCCAGCTCCGCCCTGCTATCGAAACGTCGATGGCGACTGCATCACTCGGCCAGGGGATTCACCGGCCGGAGCCAACGCACTCTGTCGCGACGGCACTTATTCCTTTTCGAGCCATCGTCCAGGCTCCTGCGCGCGCCACGGCGGTGTCGCCGAATGGCTGTACTAG
- a CDS encoding MinD/ParA family ATP-binding protein → MTDLHRPSPKLPDWGADGTERGSHRRPNRAGAHRIGNDAGRRPRRYYPISEILHMPDLPAPRKAVPVSGWRRLVYAASFHGINAGESPLEQHFRVLRDQIGQRMHKNLVIGVVSGKGGVGKTTMTTCIGGIFRECRSDNVVAIDAAPGFGTLADRIDTGSPDGYTEVISKIDVRGYTDIREHLGHNNIGLDVLAGNRTSDQPRPLFPSMLNEAVARLRRTHQVVLIDTSDNLEHPVMKAVLNTCDALIFVSGLTGDSALPVARSIDLLRAMDYDDLLARSMVILNNSRNHATPNARRYLTDLFTEAEIHAEYMPYDSHLARGGIIDTQYELRPQSRLRLFEIAATLADQHVRKADRLN, encoded by the coding sequence GTGACCGACCTGCACCGACCGTCACCGAAGCTGCCCGATTGGGGCGCTGACGGCACGGAACGGGGTTCGCATCGGCGTCCGAATCGGGCAGGTGCCCACCGGATCGGAAACGACGCGGGCCGCCGTCCCCGTCGGTATTACCCGATCTCGGAGATCCTGCATATGCCGGATCTGCCCGCGCCGCGGAAAGCCGTACCGGTCTCCGGCTGGCGCCGACTTGTTTATGCCGCCTCATTCCACGGCATCAATGCCGGGGAATCACCGCTTGAACAGCATTTTCGTGTACTCCGCGACCAGATCGGTCAGCGTATGCACAAAAACTTGGTGATCGGTGTGGTCTCCGGTAAAGGCGGTGTCGGCAAGACCACGATGACCACCTGTATCGGCGGGATATTCCGGGAATGTCGATCGGACAACGTCGTGGCGATCGACGCCGCCCCGGGCTTCGGGACGTTGGCCGACCGGATCGACACGGGCTCACCTGACGGCTACACCGAGGTCATCAGCAAGATCGACGTTCGGGGCTACACCGATATCCGAGAACATCTCGGTCACAACAACATCGGTTTGGATGTGCTGGCGGGCAATCGAACCTCCGACCAGCCGCGCCCGCTTTTTCCATCGATGCTGAACGAAGCGGTGGCCCGTCTTCGCCGCACTCACCAGGTCGTCCTGATCGACACGTCGGACAATCTGGAGCATCCGGTGATGAAGGCGGTATTGAATACCTGCGACGCTTTGATCTTTGTATCCGGACTTACCGGCGATAGCGCACTGCCGGTCGCCCGTTCCATCGATCTACTGCGCGCAATGGACTACGACGACCTGTTGGCGCGTTCGATGGTCATCCTCAACAACAGCCGGAACCACGCCACTCCGAATGCGCGACGCTACCTCACCGATCTGTTCACCGAGGCCGAGATCCACGCCGAATACATGCCGTACGACTCGCACCTTGCCCGAGGCGGCATTATCGATACGCAGTACGAGCTTCGCCCCCAGAGTCGGCTGCGACTGTTCGAAATCGCGGCGACACTGGCGGATCAACATGTGCGCAAAGCCGACCGACTGAACTGA
- a CDS encoding SRPBCC family protein produces MVHRYECVISSRTSAAPQTLFGLVSDGASWSKWAAPLIPYSTWESLSPAGDGGVGAIRAVGRRNRPTREMVTIHEPPGRHGYTMLVDGPIRDYQAQVTFVEGSDGTQVIWRGRYETRWRAVGMAYWLVLRVVLGTLTRKLVAAAEGKAG; encoded by the coding sequence ATGGTTCACCGCTACGAATGCGTCATCTCGAGCCGCACCTCCGCCGCGCCGCAGACCTTGTTCGGCCTCGTCTCCGACGGCGCCAGCTGGTCGAAGTGGGCCGCGCCGTTGATCCCGTACTCGACCTGGGAGTCGCTGAGCCCGGCCGGCGATGGCGGCGTGGGCGCAATCCGGGCCGTCGGCCGGCGTAACCGGCCGACCCGCGAGATGGTCACCATCCACGAGCCGCCCGGCCGGCACGGCTACACCATGCTCGTCGATGGTCCGATCCGCGATTATCAGGCGCAGGTGACGTTCGTCGAGGGCAGCGACGGCACCCAGGTGATCTGGCGCGGCCGGTACGAGACGCGTTGGCGCGCCGTGGGTATGGCCTATTGGCTGGTGCTGCGGGTGGTGCTCGGGACGCTGACGCGCAAGCTGGTCGCCGCCGCTGAAGGTAAGGCTGGCTAG
- a CDS encoding SCO6745 family protein: MSSARDAWRLLEPLHAVVYFSPEPLAALDAAGYRGFWMGYFAGRAAPLGPVGAEVVHAAFYNFSFERVAKALPAAWNFAPPEAALEAREKGAVAALRRLLADLADGPEVARAAELASRAASAVPITGRVLGAANHALPLPDRPLARLWHAATVLREHRGDGHIAALLAAGIEGRESHVFHALASCAPRQTYTVARDFTDAEWNRLANALRDKGLAGAEGLTTDGVRLKAQIEEQTDRLAAPAYEALTDIERRDLIGALQPLTRAVVAAGEIPLDSPMGLDLRPLLDR; this comes from the coding sequence GTGTCTAGCGCTCGGGACGCCTGGCGGCTGCTGGAGCCCCTGCATGCGGTTGTCTACTTCTCGCCGGAACCCTTGGCCGCACTAGATGCCGCCGGCTATCGCGGATTCTGGATGGGCTACTTCGCGGGCCGCGCCGCGCCGCTGGGTCCGGTCGGCGCCGAAGTCGTGCACGCGGCGTTCTACAACTTCTCCTTCGAACGCGTCGCCAAGGCACTGCCCGCCGCGTGGAACTTCGCGCCCCCTGAAGCGGCCCTTGAGGCCCGGGAGAAGGGCGCCGTTGCCGCGCTGCGGCGCCTCCTCGCGGACTTGGCGGACGGCCCGGAGGTGGCCCGCGCCGCCGAACTCGCCTCACGGGCGGCATCGGCGGTCCCCATCACCGGCCGCGTGCTGGGCGCCGCGAATCATGCGCTGCCGTTGCCCGATCGGCCGTTGGCGCGGCTGTGGCACGCGGCCACCGTGCTGCGTGAGCACCGCGGTGACGGCCATATCGCAGCACTTCTGGCTGCCGGCATCGAGGGTCGCGAATCTCATGTGTTCCACGCCCTGGCCTCGTGCGCACCGCGCCAGACCTACACCGTCGCCCGCGACTTCACCGATGCCGAGTGGAACCGGCTGGCGAACGCACTGCGCGACAAGGGTCTTGCCGGCGCCGAGGGGCTCACCACGGACGGCGTCCGGCTCAAGGCGCAGATCGAAGAACAAACCGACCGGCTGGCCGCCCCGGCGTATGAGGCGCTCACTGATATCGAACGGCGGGACCTCATCGGCGCGCTGCAACCGCTGACCCGGGCTGTCGTGGCAGCCGGCGAGATCCCGCTTGATTCGCCGATGGGCCTTGATCTTCGCCCACTCCTCGACCGGTAG
- a CDS encoding TetR/AcrR family transcriptional regulator, with amino-acid sequence MRSRGWAGSTPASDEEAISRILSAVDEEIAVHGATVRIADVARRLGVTRQTVYRYFPNADALLIASAMRAVNGFIDQIADHVSGLNDPVVAVVESVSFGVESLFGDPQLEGLLARRDDGEAIVSLTSDTSITFCLSVFHRFDVDWKLHGLDSAALRELAEMTLRTVQSLLTDPGQAPRTGPALRGFIARWLGPAILYPRLASLLAQGSVIGNLPR; translated from the coding sequence ATGCGTAGTCGCGGCTGGGCGGGGTCGACGCCCGCCTCGGACGAGGAAGCTATCTCGCGCATCCTGAGCGCGGTAGACGAAGAGATCGCCGTGCACGGAGCGACGGTGCGCATTGCCGACGTTGCCCGCAGGCTCGGGGTTACGCGCCAGACGGTGTACCGCTATTTTCCTAATGCCGACGCGCTGCTCATCGCCAGTGCAATGCGTGCGGTCAACGGATTCATCGACCAAATTGCGGACCACGTCAGTGGCCTCAACGACCCGGTCGTGGCTGTGGTCGAAAGCGTCTCGTTCGGAGTTGAGAGTCTTTTCGGTGATCCGCAGCTGGAAGGATTGCTGGCCCGGCGCGATGACGGTGAAGCCATCGTCTCGCTGACCTCTGACACGTCAATTACCTTCTGCCTGTCTGTTTTTCACCGCTTCGATGTCGATTGGAAGCTGCACGGCTTGGATTCCGCGGCGCTGCGTGAACTCGCCGAGATGACTTTGCGTACGGTGCAGTCCCTGCTGACTGATCCAGGACAAGCGCCGCGCACCGGGCCGGCATTACGCGGGTTCATCGCTCGATGGTTGGGGCCGGCCATCCTCTATCCGCGATTGGCATCGCTGTTGGCTCAGGGATCGGTCATCGGGAACCTACCGCGCTAG
- the glp gene encoding gephyrin-like molybdotransferase Glp: MRSVEEQQARVSAAAVAPRPVRVAIAEAQGLMCAEEVVAERPMPAFDQAAIDGYAVRSVDVLGADAIGDSSDGTGRDDAVVTLPVLGVIEAGARTPTRLQPKLATRIQTGAPMPTLADAVLPLRWTDGGNSRVRVLRGVRPGDYVRRVGDDVQPGDVAVRAGTVVGAAQVGLLAAVGRDRVLVHPRPRLSVMAVGGELVDVNRTPGNGQVYDVDSYALAAAGRDAGAEVNRVGIVSNDPKKLRETVEGQLNRAEVVVIAGGVGGAAADEVRAVLADLGDMEVARIAMHPGSVQGFGQLGPEGVPTFLLPTNPVSALVVFEVMIRPLIRLSLGKREPMRRMVQARTLGPIASMPGRKGFLRGQLMRDEDTGEYLVQVLGASGGTASHLLATLAEANCLVVVPEEVEQIAAGELVDVAFLAQRG, encoded by the coding sequence CCCGCGTTCGACCAGGCCGCCATCGACGGTTACGCGGTGCGCAGCGTGGACGTCCTGGGCGCCGACGCCATCGGCGACAGCTCCGATGGGACTGGACGCGATGATGCCGTCGTCACGTTGCCGGTACTGGGCGTCATCGAAGCGGGTGCCCGCACTCCCACCCGGCTGCAACCCAAGCTGGCCACCCGGATCCAGACCGGGGCGCCGATGCCCACCCTCGCCGACGCGGTGCTGCCGCTGCGCTGGACCGACGGCGGGAACTCCCGCGTGCGGGTGCTGCGGGGCGTACGCCCGGGCGACTATGTGCGCCGGGTCGGCGACGACGTGCAGCCCGGCGATGTCGCGGTGCGCGCCGGCACGGTGGTCGGGGCGGCCCAGGTGGGGCTGCTGGCCGCCGTGGGCCGCGATCGCGTGCTGGTCCACCCGCGCCCCCGATTGTCGGTCATGGCGGTCGGCGGCGAACTGGTCGACGTCAACCGCACACCCGGCAACGGGCAGGTCTACGACGTCGACTCCTACGCGCTGGCCGCGGCCGGCCGGGATGCGGGCGCGGAGGTCAACCGGGTCGGCATCGTCAGCAATGACCCCAAGAAGCTGCGAGAGACGGTCGAGGGACAGCTCAACCGTGCCGAGGTGGTGGTGATCGCCGGCGGAGTCGGCGGTGCCGCGGCCGACGAGGTTCGCGCGGTGCTGGCCGATCTCGGTGATATGGAAGTCGCCCGGATCGCGATGCACCCCGGTTCGGTGCAGGGTTTTGGCCAGCTTGGCCCCGAAGGGGTGCCGACGTTCCTGTTGCCCACCAACCCGGTCAGTGCGCTGGTGGTGTTCGAGGTGATGATCCGCCCGCTGATCCGGCTGTCGCTGGGCAAGCGTGAGCCGATGCGCCGGATGGTGCAGGCCCGCACCCTCGGCCCGATCGCTTCGATGCCTGGCCGCAAGGGGTTCTTGCGCGGCCAGCTGATGCGTGACGAGGACACCGGCGAGTATCTGGTGCAGGTGCTCGGGGCCTCTGGCGGCACCGCGTCGCATCTGTTGGCCACGTTGGCTGAGGCGAACTGTCTGGTGGTGGTTCCCGAGGAGGTCGAGCAGATCGCCGCCGGCGAGTTGGTGGACGTCGCCTTCCTGGCTCAGCGGGGCTGA
- a CDS encoding TetR/AcrR family transcriptional regulator — MSASPPPPFARARNEAQRQDRLRQLTAATRELLTHTRATALTLGDVAAAAGLAKSGILRYAGSREALLLRVMHEEHLAWIEALTGELPRTSPATALAHTLAAHPVLCDLIAASPALIAKLSPDEMRVLAAQANDAQGRLGAALRPSLPLSDDQLSTLTAAVHAFTGTAWAWAYPDSTKPIVTDFESTVLRLLKVFLAGLESTS; from the coding sequence GTGTCAGCATCCCCTCCCCCGCCGTTCGCACGCGCCCGCAACGAGGCGCAGCGCCAGGACCGGTTGAGGCAACTCACCGCCGCCACCCGCGAGCTGCTGACCCACACCCGGGCCACCGCACTGACACTGGGCGACGTCGCCGCGGCGGCCGGACTGGCGAAGTCGGGCATCCTGCGCTACGCCGGGTCGCGCGAGGCGCTGCTGCTGCGGGTGATGCATGAGGAGCACCTGGCCTGGATCGAGGCACTGACCGGCGAACTGCCGCGCACCAGCCCAGCGACGGCCCTGGCTCACACGCTCGCGGCGCACCCCGTGCTGTGCGACCTCATCGCGGCGTCACCGGCACTGATCGCCAAGCTCAGCCCCGACGAGATGCGCGTCCTGGCGGCCCAGGCCAACGACGCACAAGGACGCCTCGGCGCAGCGCTGCGGCCCTCGCTGCCGCTCTCCGACGACCAGCTCAGCACCCTGACCGCGGCGGTACACGCCTTCACCGGCACCGCGTGGGCCTGGGCGTACCCGGATTCGACCAAGCCGATAGTCACCGACTTCGAGTCGACCGTCTTACGGCTGCTGAAGGTCTTCCTCGCCGGGTTGGAGTCGACGAGCTGA